One genomic segment of Pseudomonadota bacterium includes these proteins:
- a CDS encoding YceI family protein, producing the protein MTKWKIDPDHVSASFSVHHMMVTIVHGLFTKVRGTILFDPVEPASTSVEVEVDVASIYTGVDRRDNHLRSTDFFDVEKFPFMYFKSTTTEVVGMNLLKVTGDLTIHGITRQVIFDVTYLGPSRFIDDDKTYTTYGIDATTCIQREDFGMAWNLGIEDGGFMVGKCVDIVFSAEADLEEEAPAK; encoded by the coding sequence ATGACAAAGTGGAAAATAGATCCTGATCATGTGTCTGCGAGCTTTTCTGTCCACCACATGATGGTGACAATTGTTCATGGCCTTTTTACCAAGGTCAGAGGGACAATCCTTTTTGACCCGGTTGAACCAGCCTCTACGTCAGTGGAAGTTGAAGTAGACGTTGCCAGCATCTATACCGGAGTTGACCGGAGAGACAACCACTTGCGGAGTACTGATTTCTTTGACGTTGAGAAATTTCCCTTCATGTATTTTAAAAGCACAACTACAGAGGTTGTGGGGATGAACCTCCTAAAAGTCACTGGAGATCTTACAATCCATGGGATTACCAGGCAGGTGATTTTTGATGTTACTTATCTGGGACCATCACGTTTTATAGACGATGATAAGACCTATACAACTTACGGCATTGACGCCACTACCTGTATTCAACGGGAAGACTTCGGCATGGCATGGAACCTGGGCATCGAAGATGGAGGTTTCATGGTAGGTAAGTGTGTTGATATTGTTTTCAGCGCAGAAGCTGACCTTGAAGAGGAAGCTCCTGCCAAATAA